In Chitinibacter sp. SCUT-21, a single genomic region encodes these proteins:
- a CDS encoding DUF2322 family protein: MNFAEQLAALPTVDHLSAIELLNGDDVVARIENKPGQAGSVRVYHALYQEFGAISDIAAQKGLRIYAEHTLDAEKNPGNHPNIDRLFPIANGAAPLAVRLIAAA; the protein is encoded by the coding sequence ATGAATTTTGCCGAACAGCTGGCAGCGTTGCCGACCGTAGATCATTTAAGCGCGATTGAACTTCTCAATGGCGATGATGTGGTAGCTCGCATTGAAAATAAACCCGGCCAAGCAGGCAGCGTACGCGTGTACCACGCGCTGTATCAGGAATTTGGTGCCATTAGTGATATCGCCGCGCAAAAAGGGCTGCGCATTTATGCCGAACACACGCTAGATGCGGAAAAAAATCCGGGCAATCATCCAAATATTGATCGCCTGTTCCCTATCGCCAACGGTGCGGCGCCATTGGCTGTGCGCCTTATCGCCGCGGCGTAA
- a CDS encoding MipA/OmpV family protein, with translation MCKTILSKGIAVLTTLALAFTAIPAKAEIDFGSLDSFASDSDSSPVPNGVVLGGVVLGGQARYQAQDNSFYAIPGMIYFGERLMYLGDRARYYVYKEGNVAAYLYGRVRFSNLDPEETAAFAGMKKRDWQLEGGAGANIVTPYALLTIRAASDITGTSKGQEALFWADFPIVKDNLLIMPGAGVMVRSANMANYYFGGVSASEATATRAAWDTGTTVSPMTALITSYRFNKNWIGMAAVNYEFYDSDIKNSPLVQHSGEFYAGLGLGYIW, from the coding sequence ATGTGCAAAACAATACTATCTAAAGGTATAGCCGTTTTAACCACTCTGGCTCTTGCATTTACTGCTATACCCGCCAAGGCTGAAATTGATTTTGGCTCGCTCGATTCTTTTGCAAGCGACTCAGACTCCAGCCCAGTCCCCAATGGAGTGGTGCTCGGTGGCGTAGTACTCGGTGGCCAGGCGCGCTATCAAGCACAAGATAATTCTTTTTACGCGATCCCAGGCATGATTTATTTTGGCGAACGCTTAATGTATTTGGGCGATCGAGCGCGTTACTACGTTTACAAAGAAGGCAATGTTGCCGCTTATTTATATGGCCGTGTCCGCTTTAGCAATCTTGATCCTGAAGAAACTGCGGCCTTTGCCGGCATGAAAAAGCGCGACTGGCAATTAGAAGGGGGGGCAGGTGCGAATATTGTCACGCCGTATGCTCTACTTACGATTCGTGCGGCCAGCGATATAACCGGAACCAGTAAAGGCCAAGAAGCCCTCTTCTGGGCAGACTTTCCCATCGTAAAAGATAATCTTTTAATCATGCCCGGCGCTGGGGTCATGGTACGCAGCGCCAATATGGCTAATTATTATTTCGGCGGTGTATCTGCGAGCGAAGCAACGGCAACCCGTGCAGCTTGGGATACCGGCACCACCGTGTCACCCATGACTGCGCTGATCACCAGCTACCGGTTTAATAAAAACTGGATCGGTATGGCCGCGGTCAATTACGAGTTTTACGACAGCGATATCAAAAACAGCCCACTTGTTCAACACAGTGGCGAATTTTATGCTGGGCTTGGTTTAGGCTACATTTGGTAA